The Streptomyces sp. NBC_00224 genome contains the following window.
GGTGTGGAAGCAGCCGACGTGGATCCGGGTGACCTTCAGCAAGGGCACGCGCGAGGTGTCGGCCTTCTGCACCTGGTACAACCACGCGCCGACCGTGGAGCTGGACGACCGCGGCTGACGACGGGGACCTGCCGAAACGGCCGTACGAAAAGGTCGTACGGAACGGTCCTACGGAAAGGTCGTACGAACGGTCCTATCGGAACACCGACGGCGGCGGTACGGGCGACGGCTTGGCGGTCGCGTCCGTCACCGGGGCCGCCCCGCCCGTGAAGTCGGCCAGCGCGCGGCCGTGTTCGACGCGCCCCGGGTGCGGGTCGCCCGCGATGCGGCGGGTGAACTCGGCCACCGGCAGCGGCACGTCCGAGGCGAGCAGCACCGCGTTGCCGAACCGCTTGCCGCGCAGCACGGTCGGGTCGGCGGCGAGCGCCAGCTCGGGGAAGAACTGGGCGGCGGTGGCTATCTGGCCGCGCAGATGCGCCAGCGGCGGCCCGTCGGCGAGGTTGGCCGCGTAGATCCCGCCGGGCCGCAGCACCCGGCGCACCTCGCCCAGGAACTCGGCGCTGGTCAGATGGGCGGGGGTGCGGGCGCCGCTGAAGACGTCGGCGACGACCAGGTCGGCCCAGCCGTCCGGGAGCTTGGCGAGCCCTTCGCGCGCGTCCAGGGAGCGCACCCGTATACGGGCCTGCGGATCGAGCGGCAGCTCGCGGCGCACCAGGCCCACCAGCGCCGCGTCGACCTCGACGACCTGCTGGGTGGAGCGGGGGCGGGTGGCCGCCGTGTAGCGGGCGAGGGTGAAGGCGCCGCCGCCCAGGTGCAGCACCTGGAGGGGGCGGCCCGGCTCGGCCGCGAGGTCGATGACGTGGCCGAGGCGGCGCTGGTACTCGAAGGTGAGCCGTTCCGGCGCGTCCAGGTCGACGTGGGACTGGGGGGCGCCGTCCAGGAGCAGGGTCCAGCCGCGCGGCCGGTCCCGGTCCGGGATCAGCTCGGCGAGACCGCCGTCGACCGCCTCCACGACGGCCTCCGGGGCGGCCGGACGACCGCGCCGCCCGCCCGGCGCGGCCTTCGGCCCGCCCTTCGCCCCGCTCTTCGTACCGCTTCGTGCCGCCATCCGACCATTATCGGCCGCCGGCCTCGGTGATGCCGTCCGCGGCCTCGATCAGCCGGGCCGCCTCGCCGAGCGCGACGCGCAGCACGGCGGGGTCGGTGACCGCCACCGCGTCCGGCGGCAGCAGCCAGCCGCCGCCGGAGACCGGCGGCTCGGCGGGCAGCCCCGGGATGCGCAGTCCCCGTCCGCTGGTCTCGGTGCAGGCGCTGCCGGGCACGTCCCAGGCGGCCGCGGTGCCGGGCGGCACCAGGAAGCCCAGGGTGTCGCAGGCGCCGTCGTGCACCACCGGGCCCACGGCCGCCGGGGCGACGGCGCGGCGGAGGATGTCCACCGCCTCCAGGCCCTGGCGCGCGGGCACGGTGACGAGGTCGCAGGGCTCCTCGCCGCCCGGCGGTCCGCTGACGTCCAGGGTGGGCCGGTGCCGCGCGGTAGTCGTGGTCGTCCCGGTGCCATTGATGTCCATGCCGGCCTCCAACAAGGCAACCCCCACGTGGTTTTTGCGGGTTGGCGGTATCCGCATGGTTCAACGCGGGTCCGTGTCAACGGCTACGGCGGTACGCCGCCGCAAAGGATGGCAGTTCATAGCAGATCGCGGGTGAGATATCCCTTTTGTAGCCAAACTTCGGTTGTTGGAGGCGATGTTGCCGGTACGTTCTTCCTCCGCACCACCCCGCCAAAGAGAGCTGCTGAGCCATGGCGACGTCAACGGATCCCAGTGCCGGCGCGAACTCCGCCGCACGGGCCCCCGAACGGGGGCCCGCCAAGGGCCCCAACACCGCGTTCCGGGAGCTTCGGGGGCAGCGCTCGCCCGGTGAGTTCGCGGCGGCGGTGCGCAGGGCGGCGCGCGAGATCGGCGAGCAGGTGGCCTGCGACGCGCGGTACGTCGGACGCGTGGAGGCCGGTGAGATCCGCTGCCCCAACTACGCGT
Protein-coding sequences here:
- a CDS encoding spermidine synthase, encoding MAARSGTKSGAKGGPKAAPGGRRGRPAAPEAVVEAVDGGLAELIPDRDRPRGWTLLLDGAPQSHVDLDAPERLTFEYQRRLGHVIDLAAEPGRPLQVLHLGGGAFTLARYTAATRPRSTQQVVEVDAALVGLVRRELPLDPQARIRVRSLDAREGLAKLPDGWADLVVADVFSGARTPAHLTSAEFLGEVRRVLRPGGIYAANLADGPPLAHLRGQIATAAQFFPELALAADPTVLRGKRFGNAVLLASDVPLPVAEFTRRIAGDPHPGRVEHGRALADFTGGAAPVTDATAKPSPVPPPSVFR